A genomic region of Ursus arctos isolate Adak ecotype North America unplaced genomic scaffold, UrsArc2.0 scaffold_8, whole genome shotgun sequence contains the following coding sequences:
- the ST6GAL2 gene encoding beta-galactoside alpha-2,6-sialyltransferase 2 isoform X2, giving the protein MKPHLKQWRQRMLCGIFAWGLLFVVIFVYFTDSNPAEPAPSSFSFLETRRLLPMQGKQRAIMGAMQEPSLPESAGAHKGLLDGRPSGPFHKGPGDLPQWAQVRDGFENDEEFFSSQIGRKSQSAFYPEDDDYFFAAGQPGLHSHTQGTPEAPSAGDQGRRDGAALAHQAPRRRARKRQRKPGGSLVLEDGDDGDRLYSSMSRAFLHRLWKGNVSSKMLNPRLQKAMQDYLSANKHGVRFRGRRVAGLSRTELLCALRSRVRVRTLDGKEAPFSALGWQKLVPAVPLSQLHPRGLRSCAVVMSAGAILNSSLGEEIDSHDAVLRFNSAPTRGYEKDVGNKTTVRIINSQILTNPNHHFIDSSLYKDVILVAWDPAPYSANLNLWYKKPDYNLFTPYVQHRQRNPNQPFYILHPKFIWQLWDIIQENTKEKIQPNPPSSGFIGRCG; this is encoded by the exons ATGAAACCACACTTGAAGCAATGGAGACAAAGAATGCTTTGCGGGATATTCGCCTGGGGGCTCCTCTTCGTGGTGATTTTCGTTTACTTCACCGACAGCAACCCAGCCGAACCTGCGCCCAGCTCCTTCTCCTTCCTGGAGACCAGGAGGCTCCTGCCCatgcaggggaagcagagggccATCATGGGTGCCATGCAGGAGCCCTCCTTGCCCGAGAGTGCGGGTGCACACAAGGGGCTGCTGGACGGACGCCCGTCGGGCCCCTTCCACAAGGGGCCCGGCGACCTGCCACAGTGGGCTCAGGTGCGGGACGGGTTTGAAAATGACGAAGAGTTCTTTTCATCCCAGATCGGGAGAAAATCGCAAAGTGCTTTCTACCCGGAGGACGACGACTACTTTTTTGCCGCCGGTCAGCCAGGGTTGCACAGCCACACTCAGGGCACGCCGGAGGCCCCCTCCGCCGGGGACCAAGGCCGGCGGGACGGGGCTGCCCTGGCCCACCAGGCGCCTAGAAGGCGGgcgaggaagaggcagaggaaaccCGGAGGGAGCCTGGTCCTGGAGGACGGCGACGACGGGGACAGGCTGTACTCGTCCATGTCCAGGGCCTTCCTGCACCGGCTCTGGAAGGGAAACGTGTCGTCCAAGATGCTCAACCCGCGGCTGCAGAAGGCCATGCAGGACTACCTGAGCGCCAACAAGCACGGCGTGCGCTTCCGCGGCCGGCGGGTGGCCGGGCTGAGCCGCACCGAGCTGCTGTGCGCGCTGCGGAGCCGGGTGCGGGTTCGCACGTTGGACGGCAAGGAGGCGCCCTTCTCGGCGCTCGGCTGGCAGAAGCTGGTCCCCGCCGTGCCGCTGAGCCAGCTGCACCCGCGCGGCCTCCGGAGCTGCGCCGTGGTCATGTCGGCCGGCGCCATCCTCAACTCCTCCCTGGGCGAGGAGATAG ATTCTCATGATGCAGTTTTGAGATTTAACTCTGCTCCTACACGCGGCTACGAGAAAGATGTTGGAAATAAAACCACTGTCCGCATCATTAATTCCCAG ATTCTGACCAACCCCAATCACCACTTCATTGACAGTTCGTTGTATAAAGATGTCATTTTAGTGGCCTGGGATCCTGCTCCTTATTCTGCAAATCTTAATCTG tggtacAAGAAGCCAGATTACAACCTGTTCACTCCATATGTTCAGCACCGTCAGAGAAACCCAAATCAGCCAT